A single genomic interval of Streptomyces sp. BA2 harbors:
- a CDS encoding HAMP domain-containing protein has translation MESGAATRGTKTRAKDGQSQSKQRKPRNGATTSVDAAALNRLLAALAAMRDGNFRKRLTVSGDDVMSEIAAVFNEVADRNLHLTGELSRVRRMVGREGKLTERLESGASEGSWAAAIDASNALVDDLVRPVSEVGRVLSAVAEGDLEQRMELRAQVDEGNGHPLRGEFLKVGRTVNNLVDQLSTFTDEVTRVASEVGTEGKLGGQARVRGMSGSWKDLTDSVNTMAYRLTAQVRDIALVTTAVAKGDLSRKVTVHVAGEMLELKNTVNTMVDQLSSFSSEVTRVAREVGTEGELGGQAQVPGVAGVWKDLTDSVNLMAGNLTAQVRGIAQVTTAVANGDLSQKVTVSARGEVAQLAETINQMTETLRTFADEVTRVANEVGAEGQLGGQANVPGAAGTWKDLTDSVNTVFRNLTTQVRDIATVTTAVANGDLSQKVTVDVAGEMLELKNTVNTMVDQLSAFGAEVTRVAREIGVEGELGGQAQVQGAAGTWKDLTDSVNTAFRNLTGQVRNIAQVTTAVANGDLSQKVTVDVSGEMLQLKNTVNTMVDQLSSFADQVTRMARDVGTEGRLGGQARVDGVSGTWKELTDSVNFMAGNLTSQVRQIAQVTTAVARGDLSQKIDVDARGEILELKNTINTMVDQLSAFADQVTRVAREVGTEGRLGGQAQVPGVAGVWRDLTDSVNGMAGNLTAQVRNIAQVATAVARGDLSQKIDVDARGEILELKNTLNTMVDQLSAFAEQVTRVAREVGTDGILGGQAEVQGVSGTWKDLTQSVNGMANNLTLQVRNIAEVTTAVAMGDLSKKITVDAKGEILELVTTVNTMVDQLSNFAEQVNRVAREVGTEGNLGGQARVPGVTGTWKDLSDNVNLMANNLTAQVRGISQVAAAVANGDLTKKVTVEARGEVAQLADTVNTMVKTLSSFADEVTRVAREVGTDGILGGQARVPGVSGTWKDLTESVNGMASNLTGQVRNIAMVTTAIAKGDLTKKIDIDARGEILELKTTINTMVDQLSSFAEQVTRVAREVGTEGQLGGQARVRDVDGTWRDLTESVNEMAGNLTRQVRAIAEVATAVTRGDLNLKIDVDAAGEIQVLQDNINSMIANLRDTTLANKEQDWLKGNLARISGLMQGRRDLADVASLIMSELTPVVSAQHGAFFLALPTDEGAEPGAEQGDAYELRMMGSYGYSMGSMPTSFRPGETLIGTAAQERRTILVENAPSGYLRIASGLGEAPPAQVIVLPVLFEGTVLGVIELAAFQPFTQIQKDFLSQIAEMIATSVNTISVNTKTEVLLKQSQELTEQLRERSAELESRQKALQDSNAELEEKAELLAQQNRDIEVKNTEIEEARQVLEERAEQLAVSMRYKSEFLANMSHELRTPLNSLLILAKLLADNADANLTPKQVEFAETIHGAGSDLLQLINDILDLSKVEAGKMDVSPTRIALVQLVDYVEATFRPLTAEKGLDFSVRVSPELPATLHTDEQRLLQVLRNLLSNAVKFTDSGAVELVIRHANADVPNAIREQLLEAGSLRDADADLIAFSVSDTGIGIAGSKMRVIFEAFKQADGTTSRKYGGTGLGLSISREIARLLGGEIHAASEPGRGSTFTLYLPLHPSELPPQGYTQLAPLPGTVSRPALEEGASTSEQPPRNEGVTPPRLDAMPGSGTLFRRRRRAAHASSEQPPVLPGQGVAEPQEQGSQGQWPTAGQEAPEARVGYQFGGEKVLIVDDDIRNVFALTSVLEQHGLSVLYAENGREGIEVLEQHDDVTVVLMDIMMPEMDGYATTTAIRRMPQFAGLPIIALTAKAMKGDREKAIDSGASDYVTKPVDPDHLLSVMEQWMRGE, from the coding sequence GTGGAGTCTGGCGCAGCGACGCGGGGCACTAAAACGCGTGCGAAAGACGGACAGTCCCAGAGCAAACAGCGCAAACCGCGCAACGGGGCGACTACGTCAGTGGACGCGGCGGCCCTGAACAGGTTGCTCGCGGCGCTGGCGGCCATGCGGGACGGAAACTTCCGCAAGCGGCTCACGGTCTCCGGTGACGACGTCATGTCGGAGATCGCCGCCGTCTTCAATGAGGTGGCCGACCGCAATCTGCACCTGACCGGTGAGCTTTCCCGGGTCCGGCGCATGGTCGGACGTGAGGGAAAGCTCACGGAGCGGCTGGAGAGCGGCGCCAGCGAGGGCTCGTGGGCGGCGGCGATCGACGCGTCGAACGCGCTCGTCGACGACCTCGTACGCCCCGTCTCCGAGGTCGGGCGGGTGCTCTCCGCGGTCGCCGAGGGTGACCTGGAGCAGCGGATGGAGCTGCGGGCGCAGGTGGACGAGGGGAACGGTCATCCGCTGCGCGGGGAGTTCCTCAAGGTCGGCCGGACGGTCAACAACCTCGTCGACCAGCTGTCGACGTTCACCGACGAGGTCACGCGGGTGGCCAGCGAGGTGGGTACCGAGGGCAAGCTGGGCGGTCAGGCGCGCGTACGTGGAATGTCCGGTTCGTGGAAGGATCTCACGGATTCGGTGAACACCATGGCGTACCGGCTCACGGCGCAGGTGCGTGACATTGCTCTCGTCACGACAGCGGTCGCCAAGGGTGACTTGTCACGGAAGGTGACGGTTCACGTCGCCGGCGAGATGCTGGAGCTGAAGAACACCGTCAACACGATGGTCGACCAGCTCTCGTCATTCTCCTCCGAGGTGACCCGCGTCGCGCGCGAGGTCGGCACGGAGGGCGAGCTCGGCGGCCAGGCGCAGGTGCCGGGTGTGGCGGGAGTGTGGAAGGACCTCACCGACTCGGTGAATCTTATGGCCGGCAATCTCACCGCCCAGGTGCGTGGGATCGCCCAGGTCACGACGGCCGTCGCGAACGGCGATCTGTCCCAGAAGGTGACGGTCAGCGCACGCGGCGAGGTCGCCCAACTCGCCGAGACGATCAACCAGATGACCGAGACGCTGCGTACGTTCGCGGACGAGGTCACCCGCGTCGCGAACGAGGTCGGTGCCGAGGGGCAGCTGGGCGGTCAGGCGAATGTGCCGGGCGCGGCGGGGACGTGGAAGGACCTCACCGACTCGGTGAACACGGTCTTCCGGAACCTCACCACGCAGGTGCGGGACATCGCGACGGTGACGACGGCGGTCGCCAACGGCGATCTGTCGCAGAAGGTCACGGTCGATGTCGCGGGCGAGATGCTCGAGCTGAAGAACACCGTGAACACGATGGTGGACCAGCTCTCCGCCTTCGGTGCCGAAGTGACGCGTGTGGCGCGGGAGATCGGCGTCGAGGGCGAGCTGGGCGGCCAGGCGCAGGTGCAGGGCGCGGCGGGTACGTGGAAGGACCTGACGGACTCGGTCAACACCGCTTTCCGCAACCTCACGGGCCAGGTCCGCAACATCGCGCAGGTGACGACGGCGGTCGCCAACGGCGACCTGTCGCAGAAGGTCACCGTCGACGTCTCCGGCGAGATGCTTCAACTGAAGAACACCGTGAACACCATGGTGGACCAGCTGTCGTCCTTCGCCGATCAGGTCACGCGGATGGCGCGCGACGTGGGTACGGAGGGCCGCCTCGGCGGTCAGGCGCGCGTGGACGGTGTCAGCGGCACCTGGAAGGAACTGACCGACTCCGTCAACTTCATGGCGGGGAACCTGACGTCGCAGGTACGCCAGATCGCCCAGGTCACGACGGCGGTGGCCCGGGGTGACCTGTCCCAGAAGATCGACGTGGACGCGCGCGGCGAGATCCTGGAGCTGAAGAACACCATCAACACGATGGTCGACCAGCTCTCCGCCTTCGCCGACCAGGTGACCCGGGTGGCCCGCGAGGTGGGCACGGAAGGCCGCCTCGGCGGGCAGGCGCAGGTGCCCGGCGTCGCCGGTGTGTGGCGCGATCTGACCGACTCCGTGAACGGCATGGCCGGCAACCTCACCGCCCAGGTGCGCAACATCGCGCAGGTCGCGACCGCGGTGGCGCGAGGTGACCTGTCGCAGAAGATCGACGTGGACGCGCGCGGCGAGATCCTGGAGCTGAAGAACACCCTCAACACGATGGTGGACCAGCTCTCCGCCTTCGCCGAGCAGGTGACGCGGGTGGCCCGCGAGGTGGGCACCGACGGCATCCTGGGGGGCCAGGCCGAGGTGCAGGGTGTCTCCGGCACCTGGAAGGACCTCACGCAGTCCGTGAACGGCATGGCGAACAACCTGACTCTTCAGGTCCGCAACATCGCCGAGGTCACCACGGCCGTCGCCATGGGCGACCTCTCCAAGAAGATCACCGTCGACGCGAAGGGCGAGATTCTCGAGCTCGTCACGACCGTGAACACGATGGTCGACCAGCTCTCGAACTTCGCCGAGCAGGTCAACCGCGTGGCACGCGAGGTGGGCACCGAGGGCAACCTCGGTGGCCAGGCGCGGGTGCCGGGCGTCACCGGTACCTGGAAGGACCTCAGCGACAACGTCAACCTGATGGCGAACAACCTGACCGCGCAGGTGCGGGGGATCTCCCAGGTCGCGGCGGCGGTCGCCAACGGCGACCTCACCAAGAAGGTCACCGTCGAGGCGCGCGGCGAGGTCGCGCAGCTCGCCGACACCGTCAACACGATGGTGAAGACGCTGAGTTCGTTCGCGGACGAGGTGACCCGTGTGGCCCGCGAGGTGGGTACGGACGGCATCCTCGGCGGTCAGGCCCGTGTGCCCGGAGTCTCGGGTACGTGGAAGGACCTGACGGAGTCCGTGAACGGCATGGCCTCCAACCTCACAGGACAGGTCCGCAACATCGCGATGGTCACCACCGCGATCGCCAAGGGCGACCTGACCAAGAAGATCGACATCGACGCCCGGGGCGAGATCCTCGAACTCAAGACCACCATCAACACGATGGTCGACCAGCTGTCGTCCTTCGCCGAGCAGGTCACGCGCGTGGCCCGCGAGGTGGGCACGGAGGGGCAGTTGGGCGGTCAGGCGCGGGTGCGGGACGTCGACGGCACGTGGCGCGACCTCACCGAATCCGTGAACGAGATGGCCGGGAACCTGACCCGGCAGGTACGCGCCATCGCCGAGGTCGCCACCGCGGTGACGCGCGGCGACCTGAACCTGAAGATCGACGTGGACGCGGCGGGCGAGATCCAGGTCCTCCAGGACAACATCAACTCGATGATCGCCAACCTCCGCGACACCACCCTCGCCAACAAGGAACAGGACTGGCTCAAGGGCAACCTCGCCCGCATCTCCGGTCTGATGCAGGGCCGGCGCGACCTGGCCGACGTCGCCTCGCTGATCATGAGCGAGCTGACGCCGGTGGTCTCCGCGCAGCACGGCGCCTTCTTCCTTGCGCTGCCCACGGACGAGGGCGCGGAGCCGGGCGCCGAGCAGGGGGACGCGTACGAGCTGCGCATGATGGGGAGTTACGGCTACTCCATGGGCTCCATGCCGACGTCCTTCCGGCCCGGTGAGACGCTCATCGGCACGGCGGCGCAGGAGCGGCGCACGATCCTCGTGGAGAACGCGCCCTCCGGCTATCTGCGGATCGCGTCCGGCCTCGGTGAGGCGCCGCCGGCCCAGGTGATCGTCCTTCCGGTGCTCTTCGAGGGGACGGTCCTCGGCGTGATCGAGCTGGCCGCGTTCCAGCCGTTCACGCAGATCCAGAAGGACTTCCTCAGTCAGATCGCCGAGATGATCGCCACGAGCGTCAACACCATCAGCGTCAATACGAAGACCGAGGTGCTGCTCAAGCAGTCGCAGGAGCTCACCGAGCAACTGCGCGAGCGCTCGGCGGAGTTGGAGAGCCGGCAGAAGGCACTGCAGGACTCGAACGCCGAACTGGAGGAGAAGGCCGAGCTGCTGGCCCAGCAGAACCGCGACATCGAGGTCAAGAACACCGAGATCGAAGAGGCCAGGCAGGTCCTGGAGGAGCGCGCCGAACAGCTCGCCGTCTCGATGCGGTACAAGTCCGAGTTCCTCGCGAACATGTCGCACGAGCTGCGTACGCCGCTCAACTCCCTGCTGATCCTGGCCAAGTTGCTCGCCGACAACGCCGACGCGAACCTCACCCCCAAGCAGGTGGAGTTCGCCGAGACGATCCACGGGGCGGGCTCGGACCTGCTGCAGCTCATCAACGACATCCTCGACCTGTCGAAGGTCGAGGCGGGCAAGATGGACGTCTCCCCGACGCGCATCGCCCTGGTGCAACTCGTCGACTACGTAGAGGCCACTTTCCGGCCGCTGACCGCGGAGAAGGGACTCGACTTCTCCGTACGGGTGTCTCCGGAGCTGCCCGCGACGCTGCACACGGACGAGCAGCGGCTCCTCCAGGTGCTGCGCAACCTCCTGTCGAACGCGGTGAAGTTCACCGACTCCGGAGCGGTCGAGCTGGTGATCCGGCACGCGAACGCCGATGTGCCCAACGCCATCCGCGAACAGCTCCTGGAGGCGGGTTCGCTGCGGGACGCGGACGCGGATCTGATCGCCTTCTCGGTGAGCGACACCGGCATCGGTATCGCAGGCAGCAAGATGCGGGTGATCTTCGAGGCGTTCAAGCAGGCCGACGGCACGACGAGCAGGAAGTACGGCGGCACGGGCCTCGGGCTCTCCATCAGCCGGGAGATCGCGCGTCTCCTCGGCGGCGAGATCCACGCGGCGAGCGAACCGGGCCGCGGCTCGACGTTCACGCTCTATTTGCCGCTGCATCCGAGCGAACTGCCGCCGCAGGGCTACACGCAGCTGGCACCCCTGCCGGGCACGGTCTCACGGCCGGCCCTGGAGGAGGGTGCGTCCACCTCCGAGCAGCCTCCGCGGAACGAGGGGGTCACGCCGCCGCGGCTCGACGCGATGCCGGGTTCCGGCACGCTCTTCCGGCGCCGTCGTCGTGCCGCGCACGCCTCGTCGGAGCAGCCGCCCGTGCTGCCCGGGCAGGGCGTCGCGGAGCCTCAGGAGCAGGGCTCGCAGGGGCAGTGGCCGACCGCGGGGCAGGAGGCGCCCGAGGCGCGTGTCGGCTACCAGTTCGGCGGCGAGAAGGTGCTCATCGTCGACGACGACATCCGCAACGTGTTCGCGCTCACCAGCGTCCTGGAACAGCACGGGCTCTCGGTGCTCTACGCGGAGAACGGCCGTGAAGGCATCGAAGTCCTTGAACAGCACGACGACGTGACGGTCGTCCTGATGGACATCATGATGCCGGAGATGGACGGGTACGCGACGACGACGGCGATCCGCAGGATGCCGCAGTTCGCCGGGCTCCCGATCATCGCGCTCACCGCGAAGGCCATGAAGGGCGACCGGGAGAAGGCCATCGACTCCGGAGCATCCGATTACGTTACGAAGCCGGTCGACCCGGATCATCTGCTCTCGGTGATGGAGCAGTGGATGCGCGGGGAGTGA
- a CDS encoding response regulator, protein MVQKAKILLVDDRPENLLALEAILSALDQTLVRASSGEEALKALLTDDFAVILLDVQMPGMDGFETAAHIKRRERTRDIPIIFLTAINHGPHHTFRGYAAGAVDYISKPFDPWVLRAKVSVFVELYMKNCQLREQAALLRLQLEGGGKSAAGDAKEPAGLLAELSARLAAVEEQAEALSKQLDDDSADAAAVATAAHLERKLTGLRRALDALEPGTGSGAPSVSSQS, encoded by the coding sequence ATGGTGCAGAAGGCCAAGATCCTCCTGGTCGATGACCGGCCGGAGAATCTGCTGGCGCTGGAGGCCATCCTCTCTGCGCTCGATCAGACCCTGGTACGGGCATCGTCCGGGGAGGAAGCGCTCAAAGCACTACTCACGGACGACTTCGCGGTCATTCTGCTGGACGTCCAGATGCCAGGCATGGACGGTTTCGAAACCGCCGCGCACATCAAGCGGCGAGAACGGACCCGGGACATCCCGATCATCTTCCTCACCGCCATCAACCACGGCCCGCACCACACGTTCCGCGGTTACGCGGCCGGTGCGGTGGACTACATCTCCAAGCCGTTCGATCCGTGGGTGCTGCGCGCGAAGGTCTCGGTGTTCGTCGAGCTGTACATGAAGAACTGCCAACTGCGGGAGCAGGCAGCCTTGCTGCGCCTCCAGCTCGAAGGCGGCGGCAAGTCCGCGGCGGGTGACGCCAAGGAGCCCGCGGGTCTTCTCGCCGAGCTCTCCGCGCGTCTCGCGGCCGTCGAGGAACAGGCGGAGGCGCTCTCGAAGCAGCTGGACGACGACTCGGCGGATGCCGCCGCGGTCGCCACCGCGGCCCATCTCGAACGCAAACTCACCGGCCTGCGGCGGGCTCTTGACGCCTTGGAGCCGGGCACCGGAAGCGGTGCGCCTTCGGTGTCCTCGCAGAGTTGA
- a CDS encoding DNA translocase FtsK produces the protein MASRPSAAKKTPAKKAAAPTKAPAKKAAAKKPPAKKAPAKKAPAKKAAAKKPAPKPAPSPTGGVYRLARALWLGLAHSVGALFRGIGRGAKGLDPAHRKDGLALLLLGIALIVAAGTWSNLRGPVGDLVEMLVTGAFGRLDLLLPILLAVIGVRLIRHPEKPEANGRIVIGLSALVIGVLGQVHIACGSPARADGMEAIRDAGGLIGWATSTPLIFTMGEVLAVPLLVLLTVFGLLVVTATPVNAIPQRLRLLGTKLGIVQAEPEAVQGDYADDERYEEQWREALPARSRKRAQAPEPYAPDQAEEEALTRRRRPRRGSAQPSLDRPMDAVDVAAAAAAALDGAVLHGMPPSPLVADLTQGVSGERDGQSEQADTSGESSAPVPTARATDSPPPGVLRKKPGESRDASASGVKDLTKAAPEQPRDLPPRAEQLQLAGDITYSLPALDLLERGGPGKTRSAANDAVVASLSNVFSEFKVDADVTGFTRGPTVTRYEIELGPAVKVEKITALAKNIAYAVASPDVRIISPIPGKSAVGIEIPNTDREMVNVGDVLRLADAAEDDHPMLVALGKDVEGGYVMANMAKMPHILVAGATGSGKSSCINCLITSIMMRATPEDVRMVLVDPKRVELTAYEGIPHLITPIITNPKRAAEALQWVVREMDLRYDDLAAFGYRHIDDFNQAVREGKLKTPEGSERELSPYPYLLVIVDELADLMMVAPRDVEDSIVRITQLARAAGIHLVLATQRPSVDVVTGLIKANVPSRLAFATSSLADSRVILDQPGAEKLIGKGDGLFLPMGANKPTRMQGAFVTEDEIHAVVQHCKDQMAPVFRDDVTVATKQKKEIDEDIGDDLDLLCQAAELVVSTQFGSTSMLQRKLRVGFAKAGRLMDLMESRGIVGPSEGSKARDVLVKPDELDGVLAVIRGEAHP, from the coding sequence ATGGCCTCACGTCCGTCCGCAGCCAAGAAGACGCCCGCGAAGAAGGCGGCCGCGCCCACAAAGGCTCCGGCGAAGAAGGCCGCCGCCAAGAAGCCGCCCGCCAAGAAGGCCCCGGCGAAGAAGGCGCCCGCCAAGAAAGCCGCGGCGAAGAAGCCCGCCCCCAAGCCGGCGCCCAGCCCCACAGGGGGCGTGTACCGCCTCGCGCGCGCCCTCTGGCTCGGTCTCGCGCACAGCGTGGGCGCGCTGTTCCGTGGCATAGGGCGCGGCGCGAAGGGACTCGATCCGGCGCACCGCAAGGACGGCCTCGCGCTGCTGCTGCTCGGCATCGCGCTGATCGTCGCCGCGGGCACGTGGTCGAATCTGCGCGGTCCCGTGGGCGATCTCGTCGAGATGCTGGTGACCGGTGCGTTCGGCCGCCTCGACCTGCTGCTTCCGATACTGCTCGCGGTCATCGGCGTACGTCTCATCCGGCACCCCGAGAAGCCCGAGGCGAACGGCCGCATCGTGATCGGCCTTTCCGCGCTCGTCATCGGCGTGCTCGGCCAGGTGCACATCGCCTGCGGTTCGCCCGCCCGCGCGGACGGCATGGAGGCCATAAGGGACGCGGGCGGCCTCATCGGCTGGGCCACGTCCACTCCGCTGATCTTCACCATGGGCGAGGTCCTCGCCGTACCGCTGCTCGTCCTGCTCACCGTCTTCGGGCTGCTCGTGGTCACGGCGACGCCCGTCAACGCCATCCCGCAGCGGCTGCGGCTGCTCGGCACCAAGCTCGGCATCGTCCAGGCGGAGCCCGAGGCGGTGCAGGGCGACTACGCGGACGACGAGCGCTACGAGGAGCAGTGGCGCGAGGCGCTGCCCGCCCGCTCGCGCAAGCGCGCTCAGGCGCCCGAGCCGTACGCCCCGGACCAGGCGGAGGAGGAGGCGCTCACCCGGCGCCGCAGGCCCCGCAGGGGGTCCGCACAGCCCTCTCTGGACCGTCCGATGGACGCGGTGGACGTGGCGGCCGCCGCTGCCGCCGCCCTGGACGGCGCGGTCCTGCACGGCATGCCGCCGTCGCCGCTGGTCGCCGACCTCACGCAGGGCGTCTCCGGGGAGCGCGACGGGCAGTCCGAGCAGGCCGACACGTCCGGGGAGAGTTCCGCGCCGGTGCCGACCGCGCGCGCCACGGACAGCCCGCCGCCCGGTGTGCTCCGCAAGAAGCCGGGGGAGTCGCGTGACGCGTCGGCCTCCGGCGTGAAGGACCTGACGAAGGCCGCCCCGGAACAGCCGCGGGACCTCCCGCCGCGCGCCGAGCAGCTGCAGCTCGCCGGGGACATCACGTACTCGCTGCCCGCGCTCGACCTGCTGGAGCGCGGTGGCCCCGGCAAGACCCGCAGCGCCGCCAACGACGCGGTCGTCGCCTCGCTCAGCAACGTCTTCAGCGAGTTCAAGGTCGACGCGGACGTCACCGGCTTCACGCGCGGCCCGACGGTCACGCGGTACGAGATCGAGCTCGGCCCGGCCGTGAAGGTCGAGAAGATCACGGCTCTGGCCAAGAACATCGCGTACGCGGTCGCCAGCCCCGACGTCCGCATCATCAGCCCCATCCCCGGCAAGTCCGCGGTCGGCATCGAGATCCCGAACACCGACCGCGAGATGGTCAACGTGGGCGACGTCCTGCGTCTGGCGGACGCGGCCGAGGACGACCACCCCATGCTGGTCGCGCTCGGCAAGGACGTCGAGGGCGGCTACGTCATGGCCAACATGGCCAAGATGCCGCACATCCTGGTCGCCGGAGCCACCGGCTCGGGCAAGTCCTCGTGCATCAACTGTCTGATCACGTCGATCATGATGCGGGCGACCCCCGAGGACGTACGGATGGTCCTCGTCGACCCCAAGCGCGTCGAGCTCACCGCGTACGAGGGCATCCCGCACCTGATCACGCCCATCATCACCAACCCCAAGCGGGCCGCCGAGGCGCTCCAGTGGGTCGTACGCGAGATGGATCTGCGCTACGACGACCTGGCGGCGTTCGGCTACCGCCACATCGACGACTTCAACCAGGCCGTCCGCGAGGGCAAGCTCAAGACGCCCGAGGGCAGTGAGCGGGAGCTCAGCCCGTACCCGTACCTCCTTGTGATCGTCGACGAGCTCGCCGACCTGATGATGGTCGCCCCGCGCGACGTCGAGGACTCGATCGTGCGCATCACGCAGCTCGCGCGTGCGGCCGGCATCCACCTGGTGCTCGCCACGCAGCGGCCGTCCGTGGACGTCGTGACCGGTCTGATCAAGGCGAATGTGCCCTCGCGGCTCGCCTTCGCGACCTCGTCGCTCGCCGACAGCCGCGTCATCCTCGACCAGCCGGGCGCCGAGAAGCTGATCGGCAAGGGCGACGGGCTCTTCCTGCCGATGGGCGCGAACAAGCCCACCCGCATGCAGGGCGCCTTCGTCACCGAGGACGAGATCCACGCGGTCGTCCAGCACTGCAAGGACCAGATGGCGCCCGTCTTCCGGGACGACGTCACCGTCGCCACCAAGCAGAAGAAGGAGATCGACGAGGACATCGGCGACGACCTCGATCTGCTCTGCCAGGCCGCTGAGCTGGTGGTTTCCACACAGTTCGGGTCCACATCGATGCTCCAGCGCAAGCTGCGCGTCGGCTTCGCGAAGGCCGGACGGCTCATGGACCTCATGGAGTCGCGCGGCATCGTGGGGCCCAGCGAGGGCTCCAAGGCTCGTGACGTTCTTGTGAAACCCGACGAACTGGATGGCGTGCTGGCCGTGATCCGCGGGGAGGCTCACCCATAA
- a CDS encoding RodZ domain-containing protein: MSIGNSPEDDRPSDQPPTDDRPADDRPAAESPADDRPSIGRALQQARIDTGLTVDEISTSTRVRIPIVHAIEQDDFSRCGGDVYARGHIRTLARHVGLDPALLLAQYDEAHGGRPPAPTPAAPLFEAERIRSDPRRPNWTAAMVAAIVAVIGFVGFTAFSGGDEEDGSKSQVAEGATPATSKPATKPAPNKPADPKPDPSDSAIAGAPKDKVTVKVSAPDGRSWISAKDHNGRTLFDGVLEEGKSKTFQDKQKIDLVLGDAGAIKLFVNGKSIENEFEPGQVERLTYTKGDPEVG, encoded by the coding sequence GTGTCCATCGGCAACTCCCCTGAAGACGACCGCCCTTCAGACCAACCACCCACAGACGACCGGCCCGCCGACGACCGTCCGGCAGCTGAGAGTCCGGCTGACGACCGGCCCTCGATCGGGCGCGCGCTGCAGCAGGCACGTATCGACACGGGCCTGACCGTCGACGAAATCAGTACGTCCACCCGGGTGCGCATCCCGATCGTGCACGCGATCGAACAGGACGACTTCTCCCGGTGTGGCGGAGATGTGTACGCCCGCGGACACATCCGGACGCTCGCACGCCACGTGGGCCTCGACCCCGCCCTGCTGCTCGCCCAGTACGACGAGGCGCACGGCGGTCGCCCGCCCGCGCCCACCCCGGCGGCGCCGCTCTTCGAGGCCGAGCGGATCAGGTCCGATCCGCGCCGTCCCAACTGGACCGCCGCCATGGTCGCCGCGATCGTCGCGGTCATCGGCTTCGTCGGCTTCACCGCGTTCAGCGGCGGGGACGAAGAGGACGGATCGAAGTCGCAGGTCGCCGAGGGCGCCACGCCCGCCACCAGCAAGCCCGCCACGAAGCCCGCGCCCAACAAGCCCGCCGACCCCAAGCCGGATCCGTCGGACAGCGCGATCGCCGGCGCGCCCAAGGACAAGGTCACGGTCAAGGTGAGCGCCCCGGACGGGCGCAGCTGGATCTCGGCCAAGGACCACAATGGCCGGACCCTCTTCGACGGCGTCCTCGAAGAGGGCAAGTCGAAGACCTTCCAGGACAAGCAGAAGATCGACCTGGTCCTCGGCGACGCGGGCGCGATCAAGCTGTTCGTGAACGGCAAGTCGATCGAGAACGAATTCGAGCCCGGTCAGGTCGAGCGGCTCACGTACACCAAGGGCGATCCCGAGGTCGGCTGA